The genomic window tGGGGGGATATTTAACTTGAATGGAGGGTATGATGAGGTGGAAGGGGTAGTAGTCGAAGAGAAGAAGGAAATGGAAATGTTggagaaaaaaatggatatgttagagaaaaaacaaaaaataaatgtattgaATCTAACGAGTCCACATGAAGAATGTAAAGAAACACATGTAGAAAATCATCATATGTCTATTCTAAACAATAATAGAAGAGAAGTAGAAGTGGATATAAGTACTagaagtagtagtagtaaccGGTTTAGTCCCTTTGTCGAATATATTAATAGCACTAATTCGTTGTATAAACGGAATGTTAAATCTACGAATTTGATggagaataataataataatgataattgtattaatattaatgataatagtactaataataatattaataataatattaataataataatattaataataataataataataataagtatgtggattataaaaaaaaatttatttttttcaaaacgACAGAGAAAGAAGAGGAAAGAGAAGCATACGACGTAGAACATAATGAAGAGACGAAAGAGATAAGCAGTTGTAATGATggggaagaaaaaaacaaatccatctttcataaatataacaacacagtacattcttttaaaaacttATTTAGACATTTTGATACTTTACCACAAGATATTAAACACAAGGAGAGTAAGAGTATAAACCGGAGGTATATATctgcttttctttttaatagttTTCAAAAACCATATAAAACTTTTCAAAGTGTTAAGGAATTTTTTACAGGTAAAAAAgcaaatgttaataaaaaaaataaagagataTTAATACAAGACATAAAAGCATTAGAATATATGGCtaagaatttatatttcttactAGATGAAGTAATAAAGGAACAAATACGAATAAATCAGAGTACAACTTTTTGTggtattttcttatatttattaggaATAATAATGTccatattatgtatatataaaattgtaaaaacctgttatattatttacatgatagaaatatattataggtTTATATCAACCTATAGCAGCGGACATGTGTTAATGCTATTTTATTCaagaaatatgaatatttcatttataaatgatCTCAAAAATGTACTTCATATAgttcatattaatattaatttagatAATTATGTCATCTCAATAACatctattttgttattatgttttatttttacaaatttaaaaacgtttatggaaaaaattattaaattacgATATTCTACAAAATCGTCCTTATACTCCAATATTGCTATTTTGGTCATGTGCGAAATTATGGACCTATACTTTTCCGCTTATTGTATACAGTTATTTGACTACTTACCCGTTAAGGAGAAGGTTAAAAtgttgtacatatttttcaacAATAATTTGCTCAATTTGTTTAAACTTAAATACCATTTCGATTTTGTCTACGTCATATCGCTCTTTATATCTCTGGCTCTGATCAAGTTGCATCACAAGCACAGGTCTGATCAATTTAGAGAAATATGAGCGGTTCATGAGAAAAAATACGAACGGGTCACATGAAAAAGTATGAGCACTTCATAAGAATAAACACGAAGGGGTCGTATGAATAATAAGTATGAACGGGTCAtgtgaaaaaagaaacacTTTAAATTTGCGTAAATATGATGTGATAATATTCCTAAATATGAAGTTACGGAGTGGATCTACTTCCCAAACGTTTTTGCGAAAATGTGCACTGTGATGAAATGATGTCGTACGAATGAGAATGATGAAAGGGGGGAAgcacaggaaaaaaaaagtaaatatataaataaataaaatgtacaaaaaataacatatataaatatataaataaataaaaaataaaatgtacaaaaagtaaatatataaatatataaataaataaaaaataaaatgtacaaaaaatagcatgtataaatatgtaaataaaagaGAACAGTTTCGATGCGCTTTGCACAAGCAGACAAAAACAGGATACTCCGCCCCTATTAtaaagttattaaaaaaattatactacGTTGCTTAATATATTTCGAAAATGATTCCTAACATGCGTTGCATGTGTTTATATTCATGAATGAGtcaacttttatatttaatatttttcatttttcattttatattttacatttttttacgttgtactttatttttttgtgtttattgtgatatatttttaatgtgcGTGTACAATTCGGTTGattgtatatgtatgaataagGGTGTGcgtttttcttattttttttactgtttATTCTGGTCCTTCTCTCAAcgctttttaaaattataacacaTTGTTAATTTGTTTACACTACTATGGAAATACGCAACGAGCACGTAAAAAGTACATGTGCAAGTACAAATGTGCGTGTACCCACACGCACGCTGCTTCATGTTTCCAATATTTGCTGTGTGAATAGACCATATTTGGAAACATACTCATCCCAGCTCTTCTTCTGACTTATCAACGAATTCACAATTTCGACGAGCTCAGAAACGTCAATCCTGATCTGTAACATTGAATTCCTTTCCCTCAGTGTGATAGTTTTATCCCTTATGGTTTGAAAATCAATAGTAACAGCAAATGGTATACCTATTTCATCTGTTCtagcatattttttaccAATAGATACACTGGAATTATCAATTTTTGATGATATGTTATATTCAATTAATAACATTTGTACTTGTTTAATAAAAGGGAGAAAAgatttattatttgatataGACAATATAGAGCATTTAATTGGGGCCAATCTATAAGGTAAGGCTAAATAATATCTTTCTTCCTTATCATCCGTAAAAATTCTAATCCTAAAAGAATGCtctaatatacaaaatagtaAGCGGCCAATACCAAAAGATGGCTCTATAACATTAGGGATGAAATTTTCCTCTTGcactttttttgtaaatttttgaaaagaaaTCATATCTCTTGTTAATTCGAAACACACAGATCTTTCATCTTGTTCGGTGgaaacttttaaaatatatttattatgtttatttaattcatcaTCAATATGTAACAGATCTTCATTACTTTTTTgatttaaacaaatatatattttattttgatctcttctaaatttatttcctatttttgctttattaGGAATAATTTTCACACATTCTACTTCCACCGGTTCGTTATATTTTTCGCATGCATATAAATTTGCACTAGTAAATTTCATATGATGCTTTAAATCATAGGCAGATCTATCTGCATGACCAACTACTTCAATATAACCATAAGATGTTAATATTTCAGCATCCCAACAATCATTTGCATAATGTGCTATTTCTGTTTTTAAATGTTGTCTAAACCTTATTCCATCTTTGTTAATTccacattttaataaaaataaatatgtacgaGCAAGGAAGTAGCCTAACGCTTCATTTGCTATAATCCCTTTTTTGACGGCTTCTtctaaagaaatatttttcataattattgcTTCACTACTGAGTTGATTATCTCTAGAATATAACGGTAACATCAAATGCTTAAATAAATCAAATTTTTCATGATCTTTTTTATTAGGATTTACAAAGTATTCAATTTCTGCCATTTCGAATTCTCTTACTCGTAATAATCCATTTCTTGGTGATATTTCATTTCGGAATCCTAACCCAATTTGTGCACACCCAAAAGGCATTTTCCCCCCATTATAATCCAgcaattttttgaaatttacaaaaatgcCTTGCGCTGTTTCTGGCCTCAAGAAGGCAATGCTACTTAAGTGGCTTTCCTCTTCGTTGAGATATCCATCCCCAACCACCTTCCCACTTGAAATTGCCCCTCCTTTTTCGTTTCCTACGTCCTTATCACTTCCAGCTGCACCTCCAGCCTCATCCCCTTTGGGTCCAATTTTTGTCTGGAACATCAAGTTGAAGGGAAAGGGGTCCGACAGATCATTATTTAAAGGAGATTTGACATTATACCTTTTGataatttctttaatttcTTCCTGATTCATACCATCTAGTTTTCTCAAAATAAGTTCTATTTCGGCTAGTTGCACATGGAAACACTCTTCATCCTTTTTATTCGCATCATTACTACTAATATCCCTTTTATTTGCATAGTGATCCAAATCTGCCTTTTCCCTCTTTTCATTAACTCGATCGCACCTTTGCTCCTTTCCCTTCTTCATTTCCTCCATCAGATTTgttaaaaattcaaataaatatttatccGCCCTATAGCAATCTTTTGTAACTACATCTCGTATCATCAAGTCAGTGAACCGATCAACATGTCCAGATGCTTTTAGAACATTATAAGGGGTAATACAAGAACCCCTTATTTCTAGCATCTCAtcataaaatgtaaaatgatACCTCCATAAATTCTCTAATTCTGATTTTAATAAACAGCCAGATGGACCATAATCATATAACCCAGAAGCACCACcatatatttcaaatgaATTTGTGTAAAAgaattttctctttattaaattttctaatttgGTTCTATTTTCAACTAATTTTAATGGTTCACTTGGAACAGTGTATAACGacttcaatttatttttcttttcttctaaCAACTTTTCATTCTCcctatattctttttttagttCTTCATCATTATCCAAAACTTTGATTGATTCATTCCTTTCTATTAGCGACGATATTTCTTGACTGTACTTTTCAATTTGCTGCTCCACCGTTCGTGTTTCGTCTATACTACTGT from Plasmodium malariae genome assembly, chromosome: 13 includes these protein-coding regions:
- the PmUG01_13038500 gene encoding glycine--tRNA ligase, putative, yielding MRFTGLVFLSMFFQGRTYSFISSSLNSKRIKFTYNTIGTYRIRKFAYVVPVSNFHDKKKKNYALFCKNINSSINANMSMGMSMNMNVSTNANSSVNRNVSSSVNSNVNSSIDETRTVEQQIEKYSQEISSLIERNESIKVLDNDEELKKEYRENEKLLEEKKNKLKSLYTVPSEPLKLVENRTKLENLIKRKFFYTNSFEIYGGASGLYDYGPSGCLLKSELENLWRYHFTFYDEMLEIRGSCITPYNVLKASGHVDRFTDLMIRDVVTKDCYRADKYLFEFLTNLMEEMKKGKEQRCDRVNEKREKADLDHYANKRDISSNDANKKDEECFHVQLAEIELILRKLDGMNQEEIKEIIKRYNVKSPLNNDLSDPFPFNLMFQTKIGPKGDEAGGAAGSDKDVGNEKGGAISSGKVVGDGYLNEEESHLSSIAFLRPETAQGIFVNFKKLLDYNGGKMPFGCAQIGLGFRNEISPRNGLLRVREFEMAEIEYFVNPNKKDHEKFDLFKHLMLPLYSRDNQLSSEAIIMKNISLEEAVKKGIIANEALGYFLARTYLFLLKCGINKDGIRFRQHLKTEIAHYANDCWDAEILTSYGYIEVVGHADRSAYDLKHHMKFTSANLYACEKYNEPVEVECVKIIPNKAKIGNKFRRDQNKIYICLNQKSNEDLLHIDDELNKHNKYILKVSTEQDERSVCFELTRDMISFQKFTKKVQEENFIPNVIEPSFGIGRLLFCILEHSFRIRIFTDDKEERYYLALPYRLAPIKCSILSISNNKSFLPFIKQVQMLLIEYNISSKIDNSSVSIGKKYARTDEIGIPFAVTIDFQTIRDKTITLRERNSMLQIRIDVSELVEIVNSLISQKKSWDEYVSKYGLFTQQILET